A stretch of the Glycine soja cultivar W05 chromosome 13, ASM419377v2, whole genome shotgun sequence genome encodes the following:
- the LOC114380961 gene encoding xyloglucan endotransglucosylase/hydrolase 2-like, producing MASSRNEFYALMLVVVVGSIVASCGANFNQDFDLTWGDQRAKIFNGGQLLSLSLDKVSGSGFQSKKEYLFGRIDMQLKLVAGNSAGTVTAYYLSSQGPTHDEIDFEFLGNVSGDPYILHTNVFTQGQGNREQQFYLWFDPTRNFHTYSIIWKPQHIIFLVDNIPIRVFKNGETIGVPFPKKQPMRIYSSLWNADDWATRGGLVKTDWSKAPFTAYYRNFKATEFSTNSFSDAAWQSNELDAYGRRKLRWVQKYFMIYNYCNDLKRFPQGIPVECRR from the exons ATGGCTTCTTCTCGAAATGAGTTTTATGCACTTATGCTAGTGGTGGTGGTTGGCTCCATAGTGGCTTCCTGTGGTGCTAACTTCAACCAAGACTTTGATCTAACTTGGGGTGATCAGCGTGCTAAGATATTCAATGGTGGTCAGCTTCTATCTCTTTCCCTGGACAAAGTCTCTGGCTCTGGCTTCCAATCCAAGAAAGAGTACTTATTTGGAAGGATCGATATGCAGCTCAAGCTCGTTGCTGGCAACTCTGCCGGCACTGTCACTGCTTACTAC TTGTCGTCTCAAGGGCCAACTCATGACGAGATTGATTTTGAATTCTTGGGAAACGTGAGCGGTGACCCTTACATTCTCCACACAAACGTGTTTACCCAAGGCCAAGGGAACAGAGAGCAACAATTCTACCTCTGGTTCGACCCCACCAGAAACTTCCACACTTACTCCATCATCTGGAAGCCCCAACACATCat ATTCTTGGTGGATAACATTCCCATAAGGGTGTTCAAGAATGGTGAGACTATTGGCGTTCCTTTCCCAAAGAAGCAACCCATGAGAATCTATTCTAGCCTGTGGAACGCTGATGACTGGGCCACCAGAGGTGGTTTGGTGAAAACTGATTGGTCCAAGGCACCCTTTACAGCCTACTACCGCAATTTCAAAGCCACAGAGTTCTCCACCAATTCCTTCTCTGATGCTGCATGGCAGAGCAACGAGCTTGATGCCTATGGCAGAAGAAAACTGAGATGGGTTCAGAAGTACTTCATGATCTATAACTACTGCAACGATCTTAAGCGATTCCCACAAGGCATTCCTGTTGAGTGCAGGCGCTGA
- the LOC114382288 gene encoding receptor-like kinase TMK4 — translation MATSKLKPKTLLSPSKLFLLSLCLACTAIADDGEFMSKLAKALSPTPSGWSGSSFCAWNGVKCSANRVTSINIASQSLGGMLPPDLNSLSQLTSLSLQNNALSGAFPSLANLSMLESVFLSSNNFTSIPVGCFQGLPSLQTLSMTDSINLAPWTIPAELTDSINLVKLELGNANLIGTLPDVFDKFVSLVELRLSYNNLTGVLPKSFAGSAIQNMWLNNQNGFGFSGTIEVLASMTHLSQVWLQKNQFTGPIPDLSNCTTLFDLQLRDNQLTGVVPPSLMSLSGLQNVTLANNALQGPVPSFGKGVKFTLDGINSFCLKDVGPCDSRVTTLLDIAAGFGYPFQLARSWTGNDPCDDWSFVVCAGGKIITVNLAKQNLTGTISPAFANLTDLRNLFLNDNNLGGSIPGSLTNLAQLEVLNVSNNKLSGDVPKFSSKVKFTTAGNDLLGRSDGGGGSGTTPSKGSGDAPSGSPSAGTSGSSLSPAWIAGIVVIAVFFVAVVVFVFCKCHAKNRHGKFGRVNNPENGKGEVKIDMMSVTNSNGYGGVPSELQSQGSERSDLHVFEGGNATISIQVLRQVTDNFSEKNILGRGGFGVVYKGELHDGTQIAVKRMESVATGSKGLNEFQAEIAVLSKVRHRHLVALLGYCINGNERLLVYEYMPQGTLTQHLFDWGENGCAPLTWKQRVAIALDVARGVEYLHSLAQQSFIHRDLKPSNILLGDDMRAKVADFGLVKNAPDGKYSVETRLAGTFGYLAPEYAATGRVTTKVDVYAFGVVLMELITGRRALDDTVPDERSHLVSWFRRVLINKENIPKAIDQTLDPDEETMESIYKVAELAGHCTAREPYQRPDMGHAVNVLGPLVEQWKPTTHEEEEGYGIDLHMSLPQALRRWQANEGTSTMFDMSISQTQSSIPAKPSGFTDSFDSMDCR, via the exons ATGGCTACCTCCAAATTAAAACCCAAAACCCTACTTTCTCCTTCTAAGCTCTTTCTTCTCTCGCTGTGTCTCGCGTGCACCGCCATTGCCGACGATGGCGAGTTCATGTCCAAGCTCGCCAAGGCGCTGAGCCCGACGCCTTCTGGTTGGTCTGGGAGCAGCTTCTGCGCCTGGAATGGCGTCAAGTGCAGCGCCAACCGAGTGACCTCAATCAACATCGCTTCGCAGTCCCTCGGCGGAATGCTTCCTCCGGATCTCAACTCACTCTCCCAACTCACCTCGCTCTCTCTCCAGAACAACGCGCTCTCCGGCGCGTTTCCTTCACTCGCCAACCTCTCCATGCTCGAAAGCGTTTTCCTTAGCAGCAACAACTTCACCTCCATCCCCGTTGGTTGCTTCCAGGGACTCCCCAGTTTGCAAACCCTCAGCATGACCGATAGCATCAACCTCGCTCCATGGACGATTCCCGCCGAGTTGACTGATAGCATCAACCTCGTCAAACTCGAACTCGGAAACGCAAACCTCATCGGTACCTTGCCTGATGTATTCGACAAGTTTGTGAGTTTGGTGGAGCTTCGTCTCTCTTACAACAACCTCACCGGTGTCTTACCCAAATCCTTCGCTGGATCTGCGATTCAGAATATGTGGCTCAACAATCAGAACGGCTTCGGGTTTTCGGGTACCATTGAGGTGCTTGCTTCCATGACCCACTTGTCTCAAGTCTGGCTTCAGAAGAACCAGTTCACGGGTCCCATTCCGGATTTGTCAAATTGCACCACTTTGTTTGATCTGCAGCTGAGAGACAACCAGTTAACCGGTGTGGTTCCACCTTCTCTCATGTCCCTTTCTGGCTTGCAGAACGTTACTTTAGCCAACAATGCGCTTCAGGGTCCCGTTCCTTCGTTTGGGAAAGGTGTGAAGTTCACTCTCGATGGGATCAATAGTTTTTGTTTGAAAGATGTTGGACCCTGCGATTCTCGCGTCACCACTTTGCTTGATATTGCTGCGGGTTTCGGGTATCCCTTTCAGTTGGCGCGTTCCTGGACTGGGAACGATCCTTGTGATGATTGGAGTTTTGTTGTGTGTGCAGGGGGGAAGATTATTACGGTGAATTTGGCAAAGCAGAATTTGACTGGAACCATTTCACCTGCGTTTGCTAATTTAACTGATTTGAGGAACTTGTTTCTCAATGATAACAATTTGGGTGGTTCAATACCGGGGAGTTTGACAAATTTGGCTCAGCTTGAGGTTCTGAATGTGTCTAATAACAAGCTATCTGGCGATGTTCCCAAGTTCTCAAGCAAGGTGAAATTCACGACTGCAGGTAATGATTTACTTGGGCGttctgatggtggtggtggcagTGGAACTACTCCGTCCAAGGGTTCCGGTGATGCACCGAGTGGAAGTCCGAGTGCAGGGACAAGTGGATCTTCACTTTCACCTGCTTGGATCGCAGGTATTGTTGTTATTGCTGTGTTTTTTGTTGCAGTCGTGGTGTTTGTGTTTTGCAAGTGTCATGCTAAAAACCGGCATGGGAAGTTTGGAAGGGTTAATAATCCGGAAAATGGGAAAGGAGAGGTTAAGATTGATATGATGAGCGTTACCAATTCCAATGGATATGGTGGTGTTCCGAGTGAGTTGCAGAGCCAGGGCAGTGAGCGTAGTGACCTTCATGTTTTTGAGGGTGGGAATGCTACTATTTCAATCCAGGTTCTTCGACAAGTAACTGATAATTTCAGTGAGAAGAACATTTTGGGTAGGGGAGGATTTGGGGTTGTTTATAAAGGGGAATTGCATGATGGAACACAAATTGCCGTGAAGAGAATGGAATCTGTTGCAACGGGGAGTAAGGGATTGAATGAGTTCCAAGCAGAGATTGCAGTTCTAAGTAAAGTCAGGCACAGGCATTTGGTGGCTCTTTTAGGGTATTGCATTAACGGCAACGAAAGACTTTTGGTGTACGAGTATATGCCTCAAGGGACATTAACGCAACACCTGTTTGATTGGGGTGAAAATGGTTGTGCTCCTTTGACTTGGAAACAAAGGGTAGCAATAGCTTTGGATGTAGCTCGGGGAGTGGAATACTTGCACAGCTTGGCTCAGCAAAGCTTCATTCACAGGGACTTAAAGCCCTCAAACATATTGCTGGGTGATGACATGAGAGCCAAGGTTGCAGATTTTGGCTTGGTTAAAAATGCGCCAGATGGGAAATATTCTGTTGAGACACGCTTGGCTGGAACATTTGGATATCTAGCACCGGAATATGCAG CTACCGGAAGAGTGACGACCAAAGTAGACGTGTACGCATTTGGAGTAGTTTTGATGGAACTGATTACTGGTAGAAGGGCATTGGATGATACTGTGCCTGATGAAAGATCTCACTTGGTTTCCTGGTTCCGTAGGGTACTAATTAACAAGGAGAACATCCCAAAGGCAATTGATCAAACTCTCGATCCCGATGAGGAAACCATGGAGAGCATATATAAAGTGGCTGAGCTAGCTGGCCATTGCACTGCTCGTGAACCATACCAAAGGCCTGATATGGGGCATGCAGTGAATGTCCTGGGTCCTCTGGTAGAGCAATGGAAGCCCACCAcccatgaagaagaagaaggttatgGCATTGACCTTCACATGAGCCTTCCTCAAGCTCTGCGAAGATGGCAAGCCAATGAAGGCACTTCCACAATGTTTGACATGTCCATCTCACAAACTCAATCAAGCATTCCTGCAAAACCTTCAGGATTTACAGACTCCTTTGATTCAATGGATTGCCGCTGA
- the LOC114381276 gene encoding pentatricopeptide repeat-containing protein At4g14190, chloroplastic-like yields the protein MVNALTHSQSQFVLVLLNSNCRGSKSSSNTVFRKPFAKFSSLTTKICHASYHRFADKKHTTLLVETYHLHHSLRALLAKLENEYSNPLHMLAEDADWSKDHFWAVVRFLKSSSNFTHILQVFDMWKNIEKSRISEFNYNKIIGLLCEGGKMEDALSALQDMKVQGIKPSLDTYNPIIHGLSREGKFSDALRFIDEMKESGLELDSETYDGLIGAYGKFQMYDEMGECVKKMELEGCSPDPITYNILIQEYAGGGLLQRMEKLYQRMLSKRMHVKSSTLVAMLEAYTTFGMVEKMEKFYRKILNSKTCIEDDLIRKVAEVYINNFMFSRLEDLALDLCPAFGESNLEWCFRLLSYACLLSKKGMDIVVQEMQDAKVSWNVTVANIIMLAYVKMKEFRHLRILLSQLPIYRVQPDIITIGILFDATRIGFDGSGALETWRRMGYLYRVVEMKTDSLVLTAFGKGHFLKSCEEVYSSLHPEDRKRKTCTYHDLIPLLSKHTGTIDCIKT from the exons atggTGAATGCACTCACTCACAGTCAGAGTCAGTTTGTGTTGGTGCTATTGAACTCCAATTGCAGAGGGAGCAAGAGTAGTAGCAACACCGTCTTCCGAAAACCCTTTGCGAAATTTTCATCCCTCACCACTAAAATTTGCCACGCCTCTTACCACCGTTTCGCTGACAAAAAGCACACAACCCTTCTGGTTGAGACTTACCATCTCCATCACAGCCTCAGAGCCTTACTTGCAAAGCTTGAGAACGAATATTCCAACCCTCTTCACATGCTCGCAGAAGACGCTGATTGGTCCAAAGACCATTTTTGGGCTGTTGTCAGGTTCCTTAAAAGTTCCTCAAACTTCACCCATATCCTTCAG GTGTTTGATATGTGGAAGAACATTGAGAAATCACGGATTAGTGAGTTCAACTATAACAAGATCATAGGCTTGTTATGTGAAGGAGGAAAGATGGAAGATGCATTATCTGCATTGCAAGATATGAAAGTTCAAGGTATCAAGCCTTCTTTGGACACTTACAATCCAATCATTCATGGATTATCCAGAGAAGGTAAGTTCAGTGATGCTTTACGTTTTATTGATGAGATGAAAGAATCTGGCTTAGAGCTGGATTCTGAAACCTATGATGGTTTGATTGGAGCCTATGGGAAATTTCAAATGTATGATGAGATGGGTGAGTGTGTGAAGAAGATGGAGTTGGAAGGATGTTCTCCTGATCCTATCACTTACAATATACTTATCCAAGAGTATGCTGGTGGCGGGCTACTCCAGAGAATGGAAAAGCTTTATCAAAGAATGCTTTCAAAAAGAATGCATGTCAAATCTTCTACTCTAGTTGCAATGCTGGAGGCTTATACCACATTTGGGATGGttgaaaagatggaaaaattttatagaaaaatcttGAACTCAAAAACATGTATAGAGGATGATTTGATTAGAAAAGTGGCTGAAGTATATATCAATAACTTCATGTTTTCTAGATTAGAGGACCTGGCACTAGATTTATGTCCAGCTTTTGGTGAGAGCAACCTCGAATGGTGTTTCCGGCTTCTTTCTTATGCATGtcttttgagtaaaaaaggtaTGGATATAGTTGTTCAAGAAATGCAAGATGCCAAGGTTAGTTGGAATGTTACTGTTGCAAATATTATCATGTTGGCTTATGTGAAGATGAAAGAATTCAGGCATTTGAGAATTTTGCTATCTCAGTTGCCAATCTACCGGGTGCAGCCTGATATAATCACTATTGGAATTCTATTTGATGCAACTAGAATTGGTTTTGATGGTAGTGGAGCTTTAGAAACATGGAGGAGAATGGGCTATCTATATAGAGTAGTAGAAATGAAAACAGATTCTCTGGTCCTTACTGCATTTGGGAAAGGCCATTTTCTTAAAAGCTGTGAAGAAGTGTACTCCTCCCTTCACCCTGAGGacagaaaaaggaaaacatgcACTTACCATGATCTCATTCCTTTATTGTCAAAACATACTGGTACCATCGACTGTATAAAAACCTAG
- the LOC114381861 gene encoding protein PRD1: MYWRGDSESQDDGGFSISCSQGHRSSLNLQTHDEGGSLCLVCFSNLVSNPLSPTVHVSYALSQLSRSLSIPHFLQSLLTFHPHFLLSPLLAALSSFHDQPIAAQLTHLILSLSSSADPSLCSQFIARISDRIASAALGWTSPQLHMIHCLGALLNCEKDDNLHAHIKDMYSFISVLVTGLQLPSEEIRGEVLFVLYKLYVLQSTSAGGDGSDMLIPFCPQILYLLVDVLMKTQNDDVRLNCIALLTMLARRHLLREECAYDTSNMSSNGGVNSKETEDGTKGTSLVNLFAEAIKGPLLSSDSQVQIGTLDLLFHYLSSVRNSDYQIRVLVEENIADYLFEILRLSEYKDPAVKMCLQVLGLLSTAEETFKLRLVVGISTLIPALRYVAEVPFHPVQCETLKLIYECISECPGSVSTSQLEELILVLIRMLRKHSDGEMGMIPETFIMVCSIFVALIRSPSCNGALDLSKSIEEATNHAILACLSVSERNINQILQCLYLLKEAYAYSHDGNSINSSKLELRSGILDICRTHLLPWLVVGINEMEEDIALGLLETFHSILLLHSSINSMEFAETLISIGWFSFSFECLGLFTGDRMKNRIYLLLSSLMDSLLGNDSGQPIREAALHLPRDPIDLLFLLGQRSTNSLDLPSCQSAVLLIMYTSSLYDERLADEKLILASLEQYILLNRGNFHNRTTDNLTVTRLVNLYSSLRGLGSMNYQIHYSRDAEEIIFQLINNDEWDLLSARIHTVSLKWLFQQENIINSLSHQILKFCRSYNLEEADIIIGNNYQTVNVQTLSELVSTEDNYGARLFVCLLAQLLEEEGREYDIICVLNVMATMVLVCPAACEQLSLHGIATTIRTWCYLSNSLSTTTYMSILILVFNTLSSVHPETLSVDQSWVAITMKMMECSIPSKEVDILSDESLFVIGILSLILHLSTNKALEETSKAILFNTCIISMVNTVVCAASSKGPALVDHDEGTSTGETLIFVLLLHYFAVKSLHAILPGFVDWQSFFASTNPSEPLAFIGIRCHDLCRLLHFGSTVIKIAASYSLLELFKRISDQINSNHEELRCTIGYIMSIRSILEGLVFYNDLRVATNCSLCLSMILGWEKLTKETKVLEESSWCRLIIEEMTVSLAAPALASQSFMNNQRPAVLVAIALLKLHKIPQWMRSVFDNSSISGILGNLSASNLSSEILALFRELLKSNFLSTEQIATINQMLQECRKRMYSNNAQEDLPNEPIKKVLTTSYNMGDICEYLIDLMTSEAYLDTGSKKLLEEIELFFSTLSVDNGSCM; encoded by the exons ATGTACTGGCGCGGCGATTCAGAGTCACAGGATGACGGTGGcttttcaatttcatgctcTCAGGGCCATCGATCTTCGTTGAACCTTCAAACGCACGATGAAGGTGGCTCCCTCTGCCTCGTGTGCTTCTCCAACCTTGTCTCCAATCCTCTCTCCCCAACCGTCCATGTCTCCTACGCTCTCTCCCAGCTCTCTCGCTCCCTCTCCATCCCTCACTtccttcaatcccttctcaCTTTCCACCCTCACTTCCTCCTCTCCCCTCTCCTCGCCGCCCTCTCCTCCTTCCACGACCAACCTATCGCCGCTCAGCTCACGCATCtcatcctctctctctcttcctccgCTGATCCTTCCCTTTGCTCCCAATTCATCGCTAGGATTTCCGATCGCATCGCTTCCGCTGCTTTGGGTTGGACTTCCCCTCAGTTGCACATG ATTCACTGCCTTGGGGCTCTTCTGAATTGTGAGAAGGATGATAATCTCCATGCACACATCAAAGACATGTATAGTTTCATTTCTGTTCTTGTTACGGGCCTTCAATTGCCGAG TGAGGAGATTCGCGGGGAGGTTCTCTTTGTCCTTTACAAACTATATGTTCTTCAGAGTACATCAGCAGGGGGAGATGGAAGTGATATGTTGATTCCCTTCTGTCCACAGATCTTGTATCTGTTGGTGGATGTTCTCATGAAGACTCAAAATGATGATGTTCGCTTGAATTGTATTG cACTTTTGACTATGCTGGCTCGAAGACATTTGCTCAGGGAAGAATGTGCATACGATACTAGTAACATGTCTTCCAATGGAGGAGTTAACTCTAAAGAAACCGAGGACGGAACCAAGGGCACATCTCTGGTAAATCTGTTTGCTGAAGCCATCAAAGGCCCATTACTTTCGTCAGACAGTCAAGTCCAAATCGGCACTCTAGATTTACTCTTTCACTATTTGTCTTCGGTCAGAAATTCAGACTATCAGATTCgagttttggtggaagaaaatattgcagattatttatttgaaatattaagATTATCAG AGTATAAGGACCCAGCAGTCAAGATGTGCCTTCAGGTACTAGGTCTTTTATCAACTGCTGAGGAAACCTTTAAACTAAGACTCGTTGTTGGAATCTCAACTCTGATTCCAGCATTACGTTATGTGGCTGAAGTTCCTTTTCACCCCGTGCAATGTGAGACACTGAAGCTCATTTATGAATGCATTTCTGAGTGCCCTGGATCTGTATCAACTTCTCAACTAGAGGAGCTGATTCTTGTTTTGATAAGAATGCTTAGAAAGCATTCTGATGGGGAGATGGGTATGATTCCCGAGACGTTTATAATGGTCTGCTCTATCTTTGTTGCTCTTATAAGATCTCCATCTTGTAATGGAGCTTTAGATCTCTCAAAATCGATTGAGGAAGCAACGAACCATGCCATTTTAGCTTGTCTCTCTGTCTCTGAAAGGAACATAAACCAAATTTTGCAATGTTTGTACCTACTTAAAGAGGCATATGCATATAGTCATGATGGAAACTCCATTAACTCTAGTAAGCTGGAGCTTAGAAGTGGCATTCTAGATATATGCAGAACCCATTTACTGCCATGGCTTGTAGTGGGCATCAATGAAATGGAAGAGGACATTGCCCTGGGATTGCTGGAAACTTTTCATTCGATATTGCTTCTGCACTCTAGTATTAATTCCATGGAATTTGCAGAGACTCTGATTTCAATCGGTTGGTTCAGTTTTTCATTTGAATGTCTGGGTTTGTTTACAGGAGATAGGATgaaaaatagaatatatttgTTGCTCAGTTCACTCATGGATTCTCTCCTGGGAAATGATTCTGGACAACCAATTAGAGAGGCTGCTTTGCACCTGCCTCGCGATCCTATTGATTTACTCTTTTTGCTTGGGCAAAGGAGTACTAACAGTTTGGATTTGCCTTCTTGTCAATCTGCTGTTTTGCTGATTATGTACACCAGTTCGCTATATGATGAAAG ACTTGCAGATGAGAAGTTGATTTTAGCGTCTCTTGAACAATATATTCTTCTTAATAGGGGCAATTTTCATAATCGGACCACTGATAATTTGACCGTGACACGACTGGTGAATCTTTACAGTTCACTAAGGGGTCTTGGCAGTATGAACTACCAAATTCACTATAGTCGAGATGCGGAGGAGATAATATTCCAGCTCATAAACAATGATGAATGGGACTTACTTTCAGCAAGAATTCACACGGTGTCATTGAAGTGGCTGTTTCAACAAGAGAACATAATCAACTCATTAAGCCATCAGATTTTGAAATTCTGCAGAAGCTATAACTTAGAAGAGGCTGACATAATTATCGGAAACAATTATCAAACTGTAAATGTACAGACACTTTCGGAGTTGGTATCAACTGAAGATAACTATGGAGCTAGACTTTTCGTGTGCTTATTAGCACAGCTCTTGGAGGAAGAAGGCCGGGAATATGATATAATATGTGTTCTGAATGTCATGGCAACTATGGTTCTCGTCTGTCCAGCTGCTTGTGAACAATTATCTTTGCATGGAATAGCGACAACAATCAGGACTTGGTGTTATTTGAGCAATAGCTTGTCGACAACAACATACATGTCCATCTTGATTTTGGTTTTTAACACTTTGAGTTCAGTGCATCCTGAAACACTATCGGTTGATCAAAGCTGGGTAGCGATAACCATGAAG ATGATGGAGTGTTCAATTCCATCCAAAGAGGTTGATATCTTGAGTGACGAAAGCCTCTTTGTTATTGGcattctttccttaattttgcATCTTTCCACCAATAAAGCACTTGAAGAGACTTCCAAGGCCATTCTTTTTAATACTTGTATAATCTCCATGGTCAACACTGTAGTCTGCGCGGCTTCTTCGAAGGGACCTGCTTTGGTTGACCATGACGAGGGAACAAGTACAGGAGAAACTTTAATATTTGTTCTTTTGCTTCATTACTTCGCCGTTAAAAG CTTGCATGCTATTCTACCAGGGTTCGTGGATTGGCAAAGCTTCTTTGCTTCAACGAATCCATCCGAGCCGCTAGCCTTCATTGGAATCCGTTGCCATGACTTGTGCAGACTTCTGCATTTTGGTTCAACTGTAATCAAGATTGCTGCTTCTTATAGCCTGTTAGAGTTATTTAAAAGAATATCAGATCAAATAAACAGTAATCATGAAGAGTTGAGATGTACTATTGGGTACATAATGTCCATAAGGAGTATATTGGAAGGGCTAGTTTTCTATAATGATCTGAGAGTGGCTACAAATTGTTCCCTCTGTCTGTCAATGATTCTGGGATGGGAAAAGCtgacaaaggaaacaaaagTCTTAGAAGAGAGTAGCTGGTGTAGATTGATTATAGAGGAGATGACAGTATCTTTGGCAGCTCCTGCTTTAGCATCACAATCATTCATGAACAACCAAAGGCCTGCAGTGCTTGTAGCTATTGCGTTGCTGAAACTGCATAAAATCCCTCAGTGGATGAGATCTGTGTTTGATAATTCAAGCATATCTGGCATATTGGGGAACCTTTCTGCTAGTAACTTGAGCTCGGAGATTTTGGCTTTATTTCGAGAACTACTGAAATCTAACTTCTTAAGTACAGAGCAAATTGCAACTATAAATCAAATGCTCCAG GAATGCAGAAAGCGTATGTACAGTAACAATGCTCAAGAGGATCTCCCAAATGAGCCGATAAAGAAGGTCCTCACCACATCGTATAATATGGGAGACATTTGTGAGTATCTCATTGATTTAATGACATCAGAGGCGTACTTAGATACGGGCAGTAAGAAGCTCTTAGAAGAAATTGAGCTGTTTTTCAGTACCTTGTCTGTAGATAATGGTAGTTGTATGTAG